Proteins encoded by one window of Ulvibacter sp. MAR_2010_11:
- a CDS encoding sensor histidine kinase KdpD gives MRIIKQNLWTLIILIIGCIAIILVDRNQKQNQLQKQTLILEESHNQVISKFSIAIDKFAAVVSGMRSYMNLSNEIPSAEELQHFVQNQLNDLNSKDSIVVSYIDTNHIFQYSFSRYHMNPVDLVGKSVSVFRSEEQLEVLNTLMLDDKLTLFPPINLVEGWVGLPINFRIHREGRTLGYLAPIISFESIMHELYEDESSKDFVFKFKFNDMFDFDRTQVYDGTLVYSQQEDPEHYANYELEHTDFIYTNLFKYGSTIEIGTAYKEKVVANSNFIYILWIGHFILTLLFFLLNKQMLRSRLLNRKMKETNALLMINREETARQNVELTKLNVTKNKLFSIVGHDVKQPLNSIKGLLHLLEDEEIEDAGLKNIITDLKDSTQSTVNLLDNLLRWSSTQTGSLDFNPTKFHINSLISEQFSILKQQASNKMIDLKLDLDKDLELWADKDMLGSAIRNLISNAIKYSYEKGLVLVSTKVQKEFLIIEIEDNGTGMKQKELDKFFELQAQVSKMGTSGESGTGLGLLLSQEFVKKHKGEILVKTTLKKGTKFSIVLPL, from the coding sequence ATGAGAATTATCAAGCAAAATTTATGGACGTTGATCATTTTAATTATTGGTTGTATTGCCATAATATTAGTTGACCGAAATCAGAAGCAAAACCAACTTCAAAAACAAACGCTCATACTTGAGGAATCCCATAATCAAGTTATTAGCAAATTCTCAATTGCAATAGATAAATTTGCTGCAGTTGTAAGTGGCATGAGATCCTATATGAATTTGTCAAATGAAATTCCCTCGGCAGAGGAACTTCAACACTTCGTTCAAAATCAATTGAATGATCTTAATTCTAAAGATTCGATTGTAGTGTCTTATATAGATACCAATCATATTTTTCAATATTCTTTTTCAAGATATCACATGAATCCGGTAGATTTGGTGGGTAAGTCTGTTTCAGTCTTTCGAAGTGAAGAACAATTAGAAGTTCTTAACACTCTGATGTTAGACGACAAATTAACATTATTTCCACCTATCAATTTAGTAGAAGGCTGGGTTGGATTACCCATAAATTTTAGGATTCATCGAGAGGGCAGGACACTGGGTTATCTGGCACCTATAATTAGTTTCGAAAGTATTATGCACGAATTGTATGAAGATGAATCGAGCAAGGATTTTGTCTTCAAATTTAAATTTAATGACATGTTCGATTTCGACAGAACCCAGGTATACGACGGCACATTGGTCTACAGTCAACAAGAAGATCCGGAGCACTATGCAAATTACGAACTGGAGCATACCGACTTTATTTACACCAATCTTTTTAAGTATGGTAGTACTATTGAGATTGGAACAGCATACAAAGAAAAGGTTGTTGCAAATAGCAATTTTATTTACATCCTTTGGATTGGACATTTTATTCTAACCTTATTGTTTTTTCTTTTAAATAAACAAATGCTTCGATCGAGGCTTTTAAATCGGAAAATGAAAGAGACGAATGCACTATTAATGATAAATAGGGAGGAGACAGCTCGACAAAATGTAGAATTGACGAAACTAAATGTGACGAAGAATAAATTGTTTTCAATTGTAGGTCATGACGTAAAACAACCTTTAAATTCCATTAAAGGACTTTTGCATTTATTAGAAGATGAAGAAATAGAGGATGCCGGTCTTAAAAACATTATTACCGACCTCAAAGATTCCACTCAAAGTACTGTAAATCTTTTAGACAATCTGTTGCGATGGTCTTCAACTCAAACAGGATCTCTGGACTTCAATCCTACTAAATTTCACATCAATAGCTTAATATCTGAGCAATTCTCGATTTTAAAGCAGCAAGCGTCGAATAAAATGATTGATTTAAAATTGGATTTGGACAAAGATTTAGAGTTATGGGCCGATAAGGATATGTTGGGCTCTGCAATTAGAAATCTAATTTCAAATGCAATAAAATATAGCTATGAAAAAGGCTTAGTCCTTGTTTCCACTAAGGTTCAAAAAGAGTTCTTAATCATCGAAATTGAAGATAATGGTACAGGAATGAAGCAAAAAGAATTAGATAAATTCTTTGAACTTCAGGCGCAGGTAAGTAAAATGGGAACTTCGGGTGAATCGGGTACAGGACTGGGTTTACTGCTTAGTCAGGAATTTGTAAAAAAGCATAAAGGAGAAATTTTAGTAAAAACTACGTTGAAAAAAGGCACCAAATTCTCGATAGTACTTCCTTTATAA
- a CDS encoding DUF5694 domain-containing protein: protein MKKHILVMITIGLFACSDKKYAPSDSRNSEPEVNKTYEFKSPSSFFPKEKAQVLVVGTFHFDYPGLDAYKTAEENKMAILSTERQKQVRELVDYIKRFKPTKIAVESPASYAQKENDELKAYKNGDLKLGRSEGHQLTMRIAKEMNLDTIYAIDANAFTDDIAERDSIFAKALWKDYDWQSDDPVQKYFMDWLGYEDVAIKNSSLLEYFKHMNSRESHQYGYGAYLVGDFDLGEYQGADVLAAYWYNRNLRIFRNLKRITDGPDDRIVLIFGNGHAAILRQLIEASPEYEFVEFDSL, encoded by the coding sequence ATGAAAAAACATATTCTGGTGATGATCACTATTGGTCTATTCGCGTGCAGCGATAAAAAATATGCTCCTTCAGATTCAAGAAATTCTGAACCTGAAGTAAACAAAACATATGAATTTAAAAGTCCGTCGTCCTTCTTTCCAAAAGAAAAAGCACAAGTTCTTGTTGTTGGGACTTTTCATTTCGATTATCCAGGACTGGATGCCTATAAAACCGCTGAAGAAAATAAAATGGCCATTTTAAGCACCGAACGCCAGAAACAAGTACGAGAATTAGTGGATTATATTAAAAGATTTAAACCCACTAAAATTGCAGTCGAATCCCCGGCCTCGTATGCTCAAAAAGAAAATGATGAATTGAAAGCTTATAAAAACGGGGATCTTAAACTAGGCCGCAGCGAAGGACATCAGCTAACAATGCGAATTGCCAAGGAAATGAACCTAGATACCATTTATGCAATCGATGCAAACGCTTTTACCGACGATATAGCCGAGAGGGATTCTATCTTCGCAAAAGCACTTTGGAAAGACTATGATTGGCAAAGTGATGATCCTGTACAAAAGTACTTTATGGATTGGTTGGGCTACGAGGATGTAGCCATTAAAAACTCCAGTTTGTTAGAGTATTTCAAACATATGAACAGCCGTGAAAGTCATCAATATGGCTATGGCGCATATTTGGTGGGGGATTTTGATTTGGGCGAATATCAAGGGGCAGACGTGTTGGCAGCCTATTGGTATAATAGAAATTTACGAATTTTTAGAAATTTAAAACGTATTACTGATGGTCCGGATGACAGAATTGTACTGATTTTTGGCAACGGACATGCGGCTATTTTAAGACAACTTATAGAAGCTTCGCCCGAATACGAATTTGTTGAGTTTGACAGTTTATAA
- a CDS encoding tRNA-binding protein, with translation MTNNLSWNDFEKVDMRVGTIIEVNDFPEARNPSYQLKIDFGPELGLKKSSAQITALYQKDELVGKQVIAVVNFPKKQIGPFMSECLVLGAVEGKSVTLLQPGKTVENGLRIL, from the coding sequence ATGACGAATAACCTTAGCTGGAATGACTTCGAAAAGGTGGACATGAGGGTAGGCACTATAATCGAGGTAAATGATTTTCCCGAAGCGAGAAATCCATCTTATCAATTAAAAATAGACTTCGGTCCCGAATTGGGCCTTAAAAAGTCCTCGGCACAAATAACCGCATTGTATCAAAAAGACGAATTGGTTGGTAAGCAGGTAATTGCCGTGGTTAACTTTCCGAAGAAACAAATAGGTCCTTTTATGAGCGAGTGTTTGGTTTTGGGTGCTGTTGAAGGAAAAAGCGTAACTCTGTTGCAACCGGGAAAAACAGTTGAAAACGGATTGCGCATTTTATAA
- a CDS encoding M14 family zinc carboxypeptidase has product MKQLSFLLLFFVSFTIPAQDYNVDLNYYLPGDVTYNQNIPTPKSILGHEVGEWHVTHDKLVQYMYALAEASARISIENRGTTFEGRPLLLLTISSPANHSNIENIKKDHMGLTEANASSLNTSSMPIVVYQGFSIHGNEPSGANAGLAVAYYLAAAQGPKIDELLNNTIILFDPSFNPDGLQRFAAWANIHKAKNINPDPNDREYSEVWPGGRTNHYWFDMNRDWLPVQLPESRARIATFHDWYPNILTDHHEMGTNSSFFFQPGIPSRTHPLTPKKNQQLTAAIGKYHAKALDKVGSFYYTEEDFDDFYYGKGSTFPDINGGIGILFEQASSRGHAQESDNGILTFPFTIRNQFTAALSTLEAAVGMRQEILDYQREFYNDARKEASAGGAIVFGDAKDASKVYHLAEILQRHKIKFHEVKEDFSSDGKQFRKGNSYIIPKNQKQHRLINAMFEKRTKFQDSLFYDISAWTFPLAFNLDYSEAATMARAGAEVTNLQKKSITAPSPSNYAYLLEWHDYYAPKALNTILKRGLRAKVAMKQFEINGTQYDYGTILIPVQNQSLNHTELSAFLKEVANQSNVTIYSVTTGLTSGIDLGSSEFRMLELPKVAMVIGDGINPYDAGEIWHLFDQRFDMLLTKIDSRNFGRTDLSRYTDIILPNSWGNALEKKDAENLKNWVQQGGTLIGYKNAGNWFNDNELLKMEFETKKDTATNISFEQMGDYRGAQVIGGAIFETKLDRSHPISFGYSSTSLPVFRNSTLFLKPDVNSYNNPIQYTTSPLLSGYISQPNLKLLENSSAFKSGRLGRGHVLYFTDNTNFRAFWYGTNKLLMNAIFFGDEM; this is encoded by the coding sequence ATGAAGCAGCTATCTTTTCTCCTACTATTTTTCGTCTCATTTACAATTCCTGCCCAAGACTACAACGTAGATTTAAACTATTATTTACCTGGCGATGTAACCTACAATCAGAATATTCCTACTCCTAAAAGTATTTTAGGACATGAAGTAGGTGAATGGCATGTGACACACGACAAACTTGTACAATATATGTACGCTTTGGCGGAAGCCAGTGCTAGAATATCTATTGAAAACCGAGGAACTACTTTTGAAGGACGTCCGCTTTTGTTACTCACCATTAGCTCTCCTGCAAATCATTCTAATATTGAAAACATTAAAAAAGATCATATGGGTCTTACCGAAGCCAATGCAAGTTCCTTAAATACTTCTTCGATGCCCATTGTAGTCTATCAAGGATTTTCAATTCACGGGAACGAGCCCAGTGGCGCCAACGCCGGACTTGCAGTAGCCTATTATTTAGCGGCAGCTCAAGGTCCTAAAATTGACGAATTACTGAACAATACGATCATCCTTTTCGATCCGTCTTTTAACCCCGACGGACTCCAACGTTTTGCCGCGTGGGCAAACATTCATAAGGCAAAAAATATAAATCCGGATCCCAACGACCGTGAGTACAGCGAGGTTTGGCCCGGAGGTCGTACCAATCATTACTGGTTCGATATGAATCGGGACTGGCTTCCGGTACAACTTCCTGAAAGCCGTGCGCGGATTGCAACATTTCACGACTGGTATCCCAATATTTTAACCGATCACCACGAAATGGGTACCAATTCCAGTTTTTTCTTTCAGCCCGGAATACCCTCCAGAACACATCCGTTAACACCCAAAAAGAATCAACAGCTTACAGCAGCCATTGGAAAATACCACGCCAAGGCACTCGATAAGGTTGGTAGTTTTTACTATACCGAAGAAGATTTCGACGATTTTTACTATGGAAAGGGTTCTACCTTCCCCGACATCAACGGCGGCATCGGAATTCTTTTCGAACAAGCTTCGTCCAGAGGTCACGCGCAGGAAAGTGATAATGGAATACTCACCTTTCCGTTTACCATTCGCAATCAATTTACAGCAGCACTTTCTACTTTGGAAGCTGCTGTGGGTATGCGACAAGAAATCCTAGACTACCAACGTGAATTTTACAACGATGCCCGAAAAGAAGCTTCGGCAGGAGGAGCCATAGTCTTTGGAGATGCTAAAGACGCTTCGAAAGTGTATCATTTGGCAGAAATTTTACAGCGCCATAAAATTAAGTTTCACGAAGTAAAGGAAGATTTTTCAAGTGACGGCAAGCAATTCAGAAAAGGAAACAGTTATATCATTCCGAAGAATCAAAAACAACACCGACTTATAAACGCAATGTTCGAAAAGCGTACAAAATTTCAGGACAGTTTATTTTATGATATAAGCGCCTGGACCTTTCCGTTGGCCTTTAATTTGGATTATAGTGAAGCCGCTACGATGGCACGGGCAGGAGCTGAAGTTACCAATCTGCAGAAGAAATCGATCACTGCACCAAGTCCGTCGAACTATGCCTACCTATTGGAATGGCACGACTACTACGCTCCAAAAGCGCTGAATACAATTCTAAAAAGAGGATTACGCGCCAAAGTAGCGATGAAACAGTTTGAAATAAACGGAACACAATACGATTACGGTACTATTTTAATACCGGTGCAAAATCAGTCGCTCAACCATACCGAACTTTCGGCCTTTTTAAAGGAAGTTGCCAATCAATCTAATGTGACCATCTATAGTGTTACCACGGGTTTGACCAGCGGAATTGATTTGGGAAGTAGCGAATTTAGAATGCTTGAACTTCCAAAAGTAGCCATGGTGATTGGTGATGGAATTAATCCGTACGATGCGGGAGAGATCTGGCATTTGTTTGATCAACGCTTCGACATGTTACTTACTAAAATAGATTCAAGGAATTTTGGCCGCACCGATTTAAGCAGATATACCGATATCATTCTTCCTAACAGTTGGGGAAATGCGTTGGAGAAAAAGGATGCGGAAAATCTTAAAAACTGGGTTCAACAAGGAGGAACATTAATCGGTTACAAAAATGCAGGAAACTGGTTTAATGATAACGAATTGCTCAAAATGGAATTTGAAACCAAAAAAGATACAGCGACAAACATTAGTTTCGAACAAATGGGCGATTATCGCGGAGCACAGGTAATTGGTGGTGCCATCTTTGAAACAAAATTAGACCGCTCCCATCCCATTTCATTTGGGTATTCGTCTACATCATTACCGGTATTTAGAAACTCCACACTTTTCTTAAAACCCGATGTAAATAGCTATAACAATCCTATTCAATATACGACTAGCCCCCTACTAAGCGGTTACATTTCACAGCCCAACCTAAAATTGTTAGAAAACTCTTCAGCATTTAAGTCGGGACGTTTGGGGCGAGGTCATGTGCTTTACTTTACAGACAATACCAATTTCAGGGCATTTTGGTACGGCACCAACAAATTGCTTATGAATGCGATTTTCTTTGGAGATGAAATGTAA
- a CDS encoding SulP family inorganic anion transporter: MLLQRTIKNFTQNPKNDILSGLTVALALVPEAVAFAFVAGIDPLVGLYGAFMMGIVTALFGGRPGMISGATGAMAVVMVHLIMKGNEVGDALSTPVENLGLQWLFITLLFVGGIQILAGVFRLGKFVRLIPHPVMMGFVNGLAIVIFLSQLGLFKENVDGTWQFMQGANLWIMLGLVGLTMAIMFGLPKLTKKVPAALTAIVIVASITIFGGLDVSTVGTFIKDGGGDGLQGGLPTFQDQIFTLLYTLQGNWDIILSTAVILAAVGLIESLMTLNLIDEMTETRGSGNRECVAQGGANILNGLFGGMGGCAMIGQSIININSGGRGRLSGAVAAVALLCFVLFGAPLIEQIPIAALVGVMFMVVIGTFAWSSFRILHKIPLSDAIVLIAVSAITVWQDLAIAVIAGVIMSALVFAWKNATMIRARKRIKEDGTKVYEIWGPLFFGSVQNFNSKFDFSTDPDKIEIDFIESKVSDHSGVEALRNIANKYLDSGKQVKLTHLSPDCKTLLLKWNPAFETVIEEAVDDPRYYVVTDTLDSDV; the protein is encoded by the coding sequence ATGTTGTTACAACGAACCATCAAGAACTTTACTCAAAATCCTAAAAACGATATCCTATCCGGTCTCACTGTTGCTCTGGCCTTAGTGCCCGAAGCAGTGGCTTTTGCCTTTGTAGCCGGAATTGACCCTCTGGTAGGACTGTACGGAGCCTTTATGATGGGAATTGTTACTGCCCTGTTTGGCGGGCGCCCCGGAATGATTAGTGGAGCTACGGGAGCAATGGCAGTGGTGATGGTACATCTTATCATGAAAGGGAATGAGGTAGGTGATGCCCTGTCAACCCCGGTTGAGAATCTGGGATTGCAATGGTTGTTTATCACCCTTCTTTTTGTGGGTGGAATTCAAATATTAGCAGGCGTGTTTCGCTTGGGAAAATTTGTGAGATTAATTCCGCACCCGGTTATGATGGGCTTTGTAAACGGTTTGGCAATTGTAATTTTCCTATCCCAATTGGGCCTTTTTAAAGAAAATGTAGACGGAACCTGGCAGTTTATGCAGGGAGCAAACCTTTGGATTATGTTAGGTCTGGTGGGACTCACCATGGCAATTATGTTCGGACTTCCGAAGCTTACAAAAAAGGTACCTGCAGCTTTAACGGCTATTGTTATAGTAGCCAGTATTACTATTTTTGGAGGTTTGGATGTAAGTACGGTGGGTACCTTCATTAAAGATGGTGGTGGTGACGGATTACAGGGCGGACTTCCAACTTTCCAGGATCAGATTTTTACATTGCTTTATACGCTGCAAGGAAATTGGGATATCATACTCTCAACCGCGGTAATACTTGCTGCTGTAGGTTTAATTGAATCGTTAATGACACTGAATTTAATTGATGAAATGACCGAAACCCGAGGAAGCGGAAACCGGGAATGTGTAGCTCAGGGAGGTGCCAATATTCTGAATGGTCTATTTGGCGGAATGGGCGGTTGTGCCATGATCGGGCAGTCTATTATCAATATCAATTCCGGTGGACGCGGAAGACTTTCTGGAGCTGTTGCGGCTGTTGCGTTATTGTGTTTTGTATTATTTGGCGCACCCTTGATAGAACAAATTCCCATCGCTGCCCTAGTGGGAGTGATGTTTATGGTAGTAATCGGGACTTTTGCATGGAGTAGTTTCAGAATATTACATAAAATTCCATTGTCTGATGCCATTGTATTGATCGCAGTTTCGGCCATCACGGTTTGGCAGGATTTGGCGATTGCGGTAATTGCTGGAGTCATCATGAGCGCCTTGGTATTTGCCTGGAAAAATGCAACCATGATTAGAGCGCGGAAACGTATAAAAGAAGACGGTACCAAAGTGTACGAAATTTGGGGACCGCTATTCTTTGGAAGTGTACAAAACTTCAATTCGAAGTTCGATTTTAGTACTGACCCGGATAAAATTGAGATAGATTTTATCGAATCTAAAGTAAGCGATCACAGTGGTGTGGAGGCACTTCGGAATATTGCCAACAAATATCTGGACAGCGGAAAGCAAGTAAAACTTACACACCTTAGTCCGGATTGTAAAACGCTTTTACTGAAGTGGAATCCGGCCTTCGAAACAGTGATTGAAGAGGCTGTAGACGATCCTCGGTACTATGTGGTAACCGATACGTTGGACAGTGATGTCTAA
- a CDS encoding thioredoxin family protein, producing the protein MARTPSNMIPLGTKAPDFNLLDTRTNKMVSLQSIKGEKGTVVMFICNHCPFVKHVNEEIVRLANDYRINGFGFVAINSNDVENYPEDGPDKMWDVARKENYTFPYLYDETQEVAKAYDAACTPDFYLFDDALKLIYRGQLDNSRPGNGIPVNGRDLREALDNVLNNNPQRKDQKPSIGCNIKWKGGS; encoded by the coding sequence ATGGCCCGTACTCCTTCAAATATGATTCCGTTAGGCACCAAAGCGCCCGATTTTAATTTACTCGATACCCGCACCAATAAAATGGTGTCACTACAAAGTATTAAAGGCGAAAAGGGAACGGTCGTCATGTTTATTTGCAACCATTGCCCCTTTGTTAAACATGTAAATGAAGAAATTGTACGATTAGCAAACGATTATCGCATTAACGGGTTTGGTTTTGTCGCAATAAACAGTAACGATGTTGAAAACTATCCCGAAGATGGCCCTGATAAGATGTGGGACGTTGCCCGAAAGGAAAACTATACTTTCCCATACCTATACGATGAAACACAGGAAGTAGCAAAAGCATATGATGCGGCATGCACTCCCGACTTTTATTTGTTCGACGATGCTTTAAAGCTTATTTATCGCGGACAACTGGATAATTCTCGTCCCGGAAACGGAATTCCGGTAAACGGAAGAGATTTACGCGAAGCACTCGACAATGTACTAAATAACAATCCGCAGCGAAAAGATCAAAAACCCAGCATTGGATGTAATATAAAGTGGAAAGGTGGGTCGTGA
- a CDS encoding mechanosensitive ion channel domain-containing protein, whose product MNRIKLLSLSILVVLISHLGNAQNDSISDAADSTSVSVVKNYNKKLKELETLRISDSIEKVKLEQQIVALSSSDGEKRLELEEQLKRLNENEARLISEKKQQIEALRKSVKGHPVLGFFNDTLFLIHTKLGSFSPKERAEAVTRRIQTLPNTIGFAADSLKVVEVETTFDLVYQETIIISVSENDALWNDTTSFKLAKSYKEIVGNAVTKYKEETTLFSIAKQIGLAILVILVIALLIKYISKLFVWTALKIKEQENKRIKGIKFKNYTFFDAARQVTALLLANKVLKWFTILLAIYIALPILFGIFPWTQNFADTLFGYVFNPVKKILLAFWNFLPNLITIAVIIFVFRYVLKALRFLKNEIEKGNLTIPGFYPDWATPTYQLVRIMVIAFMIVVIFPYLPGSDSPVFKGVSVFLGFLFTFGSAGSLSNIIAGLVLTYMRLFKIGDRVKIGDVFGDVIEKSTLVTRVRTIKNEIISIPNSTVMNSHTINYSSDAPEKGLIIHSTVTIGYDVPWKQMHETLIEAAKRTEMILPEPTPFVLQTSLDDFYVSYQINAYTKEPNKQAVIYSNLHQNIQDVCNENGIEILSPHYRAARDGNTTTIPSGYLPKDYIAPSFNIRTKKE is encoded by the coding sequence ATGAACCGAATAAAATTACTTTCTTTAAGCATTTTAGTTGTATTAATTTCTCATCTGGGAAATGCTCAAAATGATAGTATATCTGATGCTGCCGATTCTACTTCGGTTTCGGTTGTTAAGAATTACAACAAGAAACTCAAAGAACTCGAAACTCTTCGTATTTCAGATTCCATTGAAAAAGTAAAATTAGAGCAGCAAATTGTTGCACTTAGTAGTTCGGATGGCGAAAAACGACTTGAGCTGGAAGAACAACTTAAGAGATTAAATGAGAATGAAGCGCGATTAATTTCCGAAAAAAAGCAGCAAATTGAGGCGCTTCGTAAATCGGTAAAAGGCCATCCTGTTCTTGGATTTTTTAACGATACACTCTTTTTAATTCATACCAAATTAGGCAGTTTTTCACCTAAGGAGCGTGCCGAAGCGGTAACCCGACGTATTCAAACATTACCAAACACTATTGGCTTTGCAGCAGATTCTTTGAAGGTTGTGGAAGTTGAAACCACCTTTGATTTGGTGTATCAGGAAACAATTATTATCAGCGTTTCTGAAAATGATGCCCTATGGAATGACACCACCAGCTTTAAATTGGCAAAATCGTATAAAGAAATTGTTGGGAACGCTGTAACAAAATACAAAGAAGAAACAACCCTTTTCTCCATAGCTAAACAAATTGGGTTGGCAATTCTGGTAATTCTGGTCATAGCATTGCTTATAAAATATATTTCGAAATTATTTGTATGGACAGCGCTTAAAATTAAAGAACAGGAAAACAAACGAATCAAGGGTATAAAGTTTAAAAACTATACCTTCTTCGATGCTGCCAGACAAGTAACGGCACTCCTTTTGGCGAATAAGGTACTTAAATGGTTTACCATTCTTTTGGCTATATATATTGCTTTACCAATCCTTTTTGGAATTTTTCCGTGGACTCAGAACTTTGCCGATACTCTGTTTGGATACGTATTTAATCCTGTAAAAAAGATACTCCTCGCCTTTTGGAATTTTCTCCCCAACTTGATTACAATAGCGGTCATTATTTTTGTGTTCCGCTATGTGCTGAAGGCGCTTCGATTTCTAAAAAATGAAATTGAAAAAGGGAACCTTACAATTCCCGGCTTTTATCCCGATTGGGCTACGCCTACTTACCAACTGGTGCGTATCATGGTAATTGCTTTTATGATCGTGGTAATTTTCCCGTATTTACCGGGAAGTGACTCTCCGGTTTTTAAAGGAGTTTCGGTATTCCTCGGATTTTTGTTCACCTTCGGATCGGCCGGATCTTTGTCCAATATTATAGCAGGATTGGTACTCACCTATATGCGTTTGTTCAAAATAGGTGATAGAGTAAAAATTGGAGATGTATTTGGAGATGTTATAGAAAAATCGACCTTGGTAACACGGGTGCGTACTATTAAGAATGAAATTATTTCCATCCCCAATTCCACTGTAATGAATAGTCACACCATAAATTACAGTAGTGACGCTCCTGAAAAAGGCCTGATTATTCATTCAACTGTTACAATAGGTTATGATGTTCCCTGGAAGCAGATGCACGAGACGCTAATTGAAGCTGCTAAAAGAACCGAAATGATACTCCCTGAGCCAACTCCTTTTGTATTGCAAACCAGTCTGGACGACTTTTATGTCTCTTATCAAATTAACGCATACACCAAGGAACCTAATAAGCAGGCAGTTATCTACTCAAACTTGCATCAAAACATTCAGGATGTTTGTAATGAAAACGGAATTGAAATACTCTCCCCGCATTATCGTGCCGCTAGGGATGGGAATACTACTACCATACCTTCAGGGTATCTTCCGAAAGATTATATCGCGCCTAGTTTCAATATTAGAACTAAAAAAGAATAG
- a CDS encoding phosphoribosylpyrophosphate synthetase, protein MKNSYSSLSVAIEALQKEGYTADFNLIEKGVECKKYKTQWEAGELEVTGFYRFEGMTDPGDNTILYLIETNDGKKGLLVDAYGADTGPVSSEMIQKLKMHHDE, encoded by the coding sequence ATGAAAAATTCGTATTCGTCCTTGTCGGTTGCAATTGAAGCCCTTCAGAAAGAGGGGTATACTGCCGATTTCAATCTGATAGAAAAAGGCGTAGAATGTAAAAAATACAAAACCCAATGGGAAGCAGGAGAATTGGAAGTAACCGGTTTTTACCGTTTTGAAGGGATGACCGACCCTGGCGATAATACAATTTTATATTTAATAGAAACCAATGATGGAAAAAAGGGACTCTTGGTAGATGCATATGGTGCCGATACCGGACCTGTTTCATCTGAAATGATTCAAAAACTGAAAATGCATCATGACGAATAA